Proteins encoded by one window of uncultured Cohaesibacter sp.:
- a CDS encoding DMT family transporter gives MPKLDQTALVRAAPFVFVVLWSSGFIGARMGAPYSEPMTFLTVRFSIVTIILFALALLMRARWPSPRRAAHAFVSGLLIHGFYLGAAFWAIDDGLSAALVALVMGLQPVLTTFFAHFVLKEKITRFHLMGFVLGLFGILLVLIPRLDAGTLSITPWQILAAFAAVLSISLGTIYQKRFASNLDVRSATVFQYAAASLLCGSLSLLTETQTIVWSGEFIFALFWLIVVLSIGAIFLLLWLIEHGAVSNVAALFYLVPAVTAVLSFLLFDEPITLLQIVGTAITATGVILANRRA, from the coding sequence ATGCCAAAGCTTGATCAGACGGCCCTTGTTCGGGCCGCGCCTTTTGTGTTTGTGGTCTTGTGGTCGTCCGGCTTCATCGGCGCCAGAATGGGCGCCCCTTATTCCGAGCCCATGACCTTCCTGACGGTGCGCTTCTCCATCGTCACAATCATCCTGTTCGCATTGGCCTTGCTGATGCGGGCACGCTGGCCTTCGCCGCGCCGGGCTGCCCACGCCTTTGTCTCGGGCCTGCTCATTCATGGCTTTTATCTCGGCGCCGCCTTCTGGGCCATTGATGATGGCCTGTCGGCGGCGCTGGTCGCCCTCGTCATGGGCCTTCAACCGGTGCTGACCACCTTCTTTGCCCATTTCGTGCTGAAGGAAAAAATCACCCGCTTTCATCTCATGGGGTTCGTGCTGGGTCTCTTCGGCATTCTGCTGGTGCTCATCCCCCGTCTGGATGCGGGCACGCTTTCCATCACGCCATGGCAGATTCTGGCAGCCTTCGCTGCCGTGCTCAGCATTTCCCTCGGCACCATCTACCAGAAGCGCTTCGCCTCCAACCTTGATGTGCGCAGCGCCACAGTGTTCCAATATGCGGCAGCCTCGCTTCTCTGCGGCAGCCTGAGTTTGCTCACCGAAACCCAAACGATCGTCTGGTCTGGCGAATTCATCTTCGCCCTCTTCTGGCTGATTGTCGTACTCTCCATCGGTGCCATTTTCCTCCTGCTTTGGTTGATCGAACATGGTGCCGTCTCCAACGTCGCCGCCCTCTTCTATCTGGTCCCTGCGGTCACCGCTGTGCTCTCCTTCCTGTTATTCGACGAGCCGATCACCCTTTTGCAAATCGTCGGCACAGCGATCACCGCGACCGGTGTCATTCTGGCCAATCGCCGCGCCTGA
- a CDS encoding YihY/virulence factor BrkB family protein encodes MRKVALPQAHDGKTAGWLDMAQHWERLMVPVRIFWRFGDNHGFALASNIAFSMLLSIFPFLLLVTGVTAWAGGDALGTVLQDLLSLLMPDAIAEILQPDVDAVIAERTRSLLSLSLLIFLVTLTSLVESLREGLNRAYGYYERRNILSRRLMGLVAVLGAIVVMVAVAAGLFFAPIAWSIARNYLPGLDDFTITFEVIRLGVTIPILTAFLVASHRWLPMRVIEWSDLWPGVLTTLVLWWLTAAGYSYYLSHFAQYAKVYAGLAGVVATLIFLQIISMIFLYGAEVNAWRIRWRRIKQTRRSRLEVDVDAQ; translated from the coding sequence ATGCGCAAAGTTGCGCTTCCTCAAGCCCACGATGGCAAGACAGCAGGTTGGCTGGATATGGCTCAACATTGGGAAAGACTGATGGTGCCGGTCCGCATTTTCTGGCGGTTCGGAGATAACCACGGCTTTGCTCTGGCGAGCAACATCGCCTTTTCGATGCTGCTGTCGATCTTTCCCTTTCTGCTTCTGGTGACCGGGGTGACCGCATGGGCAGGTGGGGATGCTCTTGGCACTGTGCTGCAGGATCTGCTCAGCCTGTTGATGCCGGATGCCATTGCCGAAATTCTTCAGCCCGATGTGGATGCGGTGATCGCGGAACGAACCAGAAGCCTTCTGTCTCTGTCGCTGCTGATCTTCCTTGTCACGCTGACGTCGCTGGTGGAATCCCTGCGTGAAGGTCTCAACCGCGCCTATGGCTATTATGAGCGGCGGAATATTCTCTCGCGGCGGCTGATGGGGTTGGTCGCAGTGCTGGGCGCCATCGTCGTGATGGTGGCCGTGGCGGCCGGGCTGTTCTTTGCACCCATCGCCTGGAGCATTGCCCGCAACTATCTGCCGGGTCTCGATGATTTTACTATCACATTCGAGGTCATCCGGCTCGGGGTGACCATTCCCATTCTGACCGCATTTCTCGTTGCCAGCCATCGCTGGCTCCCGATGCGGGTGATCGAGTGGAGCGACCTGTGGCCCGGCGTGTTGACGACGCTGGTGCTGTGGTGGCTGACGGCTGCGGGTTATTCCTATTATCTTTCGCACTTTGCCCAATATGCCAAGGTCTATGCAGGCCTCGCCGGGGTGGTGGCGACGCTTATCTTCCTGCAGATCATCTCGATGATTTTCCTCTATGGGGCCGAAGTCAATGCCTGGCGCATT